The Caulobacter sp. 73W region CCGGCATGTAGGGGTTGTAGTGCTGGCCGGCGGCGACGGTCAGTTCCTTCGGCGGGTTCTTGTAACCCGTCAGCAGCGAGTAGATGTAGTCCGGACCGCCCGTGCGAGCCTTGGCCAGCACCGAGAAGTCCGGCGGCATGGCGCCGCCGTTACTGGCGCGGGCCGCCGGCTCGTTCGGGAACGGCGCCGGGAAGTGATCGGCCGTGGTGCCCGGACGCTGGATGACGTCGCCCGTTTCGGAGTCGATGTCATTGATCTGATACTCGGCGGCGATCGCCTTGGCCCAGGGGTTGTCGTTCGGGTTCGGGTACTTCTCGTTGTAGAACGGGCCGTCCTTGTCGCCGAGGTTCCGGAAGGAGACCAGCGTCATGGAGTGGCAGGCCGAGCAGACCTCGCGATAGACCTTGAACCCGCGTTGCAGCTGGCCCTGGTCGAACTTCCCGAACGGACCTTCGAACGACCATTGGACGTCCTTGGGCGGCAGCGGATGGCCGGCGGCGAGCGACGGGCTGGCCGCAAGCAGCCCACCCATCAGACCGAAGGCCGCTGCGATGACGGAGACTTTGCGCAGCATGGTCGAACTCAACCCTTCATTTCGGGGGCCGCGACCGCGCCGTCGGGAGCCGAGGCGGGGTGGGACAGAGCGGGAGACGCGATGGTTTCCGGAACCGGCAGCGGCTTCTCGACGAGGCCAAGCACCGGCAGGATCACCAGGAAGAAGCCGAAGTAGTAGAGCGTCGCGAAGCGGCTCAGCCACACGAAGCTGTTCAGGTCGGCGTCGATCAGGCGGAACGTCGTCAGGTGCGGGATGACATGGTCGTCCGGCAGCTTGGCGCCGCAGAAGCCCAGGATGATGCAGACCACCAGCAGGATGGCGAAGTACATCTTGGCCATCGGGCGGTAGCGCATCGAGCGGACCTTGGAGGTGTCCAGCCACGGCAGGGCGAACAGCACGCCGATAGCGCCGAACATCGCCAGCACGCCGCCGAGCTTGTCGGGGACAGCGCGCAGGATCGCGTAGAACGGCAGGTAGTACCATTCGGGCACGATGTGGGCCGGGGTCACCAGCGGGTTGGCCGGGATGTAGTTGTCGGCGTGGCCCAGGGCGTTCGGCATGTAGAAGATGAAGATCGCGAACAGGATCAGGAAGACGCTGACGCCGAACGCATCCTTCACCGTGGCGTAGGGCGTGAACGGGACAGTGTCGGCCTTCGACTTCGGCTCGACGCCCATCGGGTTGTTCTGGCCGGCCACGTGCAGCGCCCAGATATGCAGGACGACGACGCCCGCGATCATGAACGGCAGCAGGTAGTGAAGCGCGAAGAAGCGGTTCAGGGTCGGGTTGTCCACCGCGAAGCCGCCCCACAGCAGGGTCGTGATCAACTCGCCGACGATGGGGAACGCGCCCAGCAGGTTGGTGATGACCACCGCGCCGTGGAAGCTCATCTGACCCCAGGGCAGCACGTAGCCCATGAAGCCCGTGGCCATCATCAGCAGGTAGATGATGCAGCCCAGGATCCACAGCACTTCGCGCGGGGCCTTGTAGGACCCGTAGTAGAGGCCGCGGAGCATGTGGATGTAGACGGCGATGAAGAACATCGACGCGCCGTTGGCGTGCATGTAGCGGATCAGCCAGCCGTAGTTCACATCACGCATGATGTGCTCGACGGAGGCGAAGGCGCCGGCCGCGCTCGGGTTGTAGTGCATCACCAGGATCACGCCGGTGATGATCTGCGACACCAGGCAGACCGACAGGATGGCCCCGAAGGTCCACCAGTAGTTCAGGTTCCGCGGGGTCGGGTAGTCGATGAAGCTGTCGTAGCCGAGACGGATGATCGGCAGCCGGCTGTCGAGCCAGCGCGTGACCGGGGTCTTCGGTTCGTAGGTCGAATGTCCGCTCATGGATATTAGCCGATCTTGACCTTGGTGTCGGAAAGGAACTCGTACTCGGGAACCACGAGGTTCTTCGGCGCGGGGCCCTTACGGATCCGGCCGGAGGTGTCGTAGTGCGAGCCGTGGCACGGGCAGAACCAGCCGCCGTAGTCGCCGCCGCCGAACGTCGGCACGCAACCCAGGTGCGTGCACGAGCCGACGAGGACCATCCACTGGGCCTTGCCGTCCTTGTGACGCTGGGCGTCGGTCTGCGGGTCCGGCAGCGAAGCGCCGTCGTCCTTCACAGCCGCGTCGATCTCGCGCTGCGTGCGGTTACGCACGAACAGCGGCTTGCCGCGCCACTTGATGGTGACCTGCTGTCCTTCGGCGACCTTCGTCAGGTCGAATTCCACGGAGGCCAGAGCCAGCGTGTCGGCCGAAGGATTCATCTGATCGATGAACGGCCAGACCAAAGCCGCCGCGCCGCCGGCGCCGGCGGCGATGGCCGCGATGTGGATGAAGTCGCGCCGGCTGGGATCAGCCTGGCCCGGTTCTGTCGTTGCGCCTGCGGCGGTATCGGCCACCTGGTCACCCTTCACGATGGCGCTGGTATGGCGCCGGCCCTAAACGCCTTCCCCCTGCAAGGTTCCGGCGCAATCTGCAACAACAAGCTGAGGCTTTGAGCGGGTTTCGACGTTGCGACCTGTCGCCGCAAACGCGTAACTCCCCCCAATCCCCTTCAAGTCGTGTGGTTGGATCGCTTAGAATGCGTCTCGCGCTTTTTCAACCGGACATTCCGCAAAACCTTGGCGCCGCCATTCGTTTGGGCGCCTGTCTGGGCGCTGAAATCGACGTCATAGAGCCTTGCGGATTCCCGTTATCCAATCCCGCGCTGAAGCGCGCCGCGCTCGATTACGGCCCGCTATCCAAGGTGAAGCGCCATTCCTCGTGGTCCAGCTTCCTGTCCGAACTTGATCGAGATCAAGGACGGCTCGTGCTTTTCACCACACAGTCGGCGGTTCCTTTTCAGACGTTCGATTTTTCTGCGGGCGACACGCTATTGTTCGGCCGCGAGAGCGCCGGCGCGCCGCCGGAGGTGCACGAAGCCGCCCAGGCTCGCCTCTACATTCCGCTTCAGAACGGCGCCCGATCGCTGAATCTGGTCACGGCGGCGGCCATGGCCCTGTGCCTGGCGACGGAGCGCACCGGCGGCTGGGCCGCCTAGAAGTCGAGCTCGACCCGCGCCCCGCCCACATGGACGTCGTAGTCGCGACGCCCGTCGAGCAGCGGCGAGGCTCCCTCGTAATGGATGAGGCCGTAGTTGAGATTGAACCGCAGGTTGTCGATCGGCGTCCAGATCAGGGCGGCGAGGCCGGCGTGCTGCCGCCCGCCGCGGATCGCGCCGCTGTCCAGATCCAGATAGTCGTAGCGCAGGCTGGCCTGCAGCGAGCCCCAGCCGCCGTCGCCCCAGGGCCGCACCGGCGTGCTGCGATCGAAGATGCCGTTCTTGTACGCCCGGGTGTCGCCCGGGGTGAGGAAGCGGCCGATCTCCAGATAGCCGCCGAAGAATCGGGCGTCGGGGTCGTCGAAGCGGTCGGCGTTCAGCCAATGCCCCTCGGCGGCGGCGTGCCAGGGTCCCGTGACCAGGGCCGCCTCGATCCCGTGGGTGAACTCCTCGTCCACCCGCAGGGCCGGCGTGCCGATCAGGCGGGTGTCGGTGGCGTGCAGGTAAGGCCGCTGGCGATACCGTGTGGTCTGGGAGTCGAGCCGCCGCAGATCGCGCCAGTGAGCGGAGGCGGCCAGGTGCAGCTGCGTCTTGCCGATGCGCGGCGCATAGACCACCCGCCCGTCCAGGCCGATGCTGTCATTCTCGTCCCCGGGCGGGCTCTCCGAGCCGTCCGAGGACAGGCTGTTGATGTCGTCGCTGAACACCCCGGCCTGGACCAGCAGATCGCCCGCCCTGCGCTGCCCTGAAAGTCCCAGGCGCCGTTCGAAGGCGAAGGCGTCGGTGAAGGCCGCCCGCTCCATGAACGAGCCGGTCGTGTCCCCGGTCAGTTCGTCGAGGGACTGGAAGGGATTTTGGTTGCCTAGGGTCAGCAGCCAGCCGGCGACGTTCCAGGTGACGAAGGTGTCCACCAGATCGACGCCGTTGTCGGAGAACTCCAGCTCCAACTTGTAGCCGAAGTCCCTGGACAGGCTCCCCTCCCCGCCCAGGCGGAGGCGGCGCGCCTCATTGACGTAGCCCAGGCTCTGGTCCGGCCATTGCGTGCGACCGACATAGCCGGCATCGAACTGCAGCCGGCCCTTGGCCTTGAAGGTCATGCCGTCCTGGGCGAAGCGGGGCGAGCCCTTCCAGGTGATCTTGAGGTCGTCCTCGGCCCTCGCCGGCGGCGCTGCGGCCGCGGGAGGCGGAGGAGCCGGGGGAGCGGTGGGAACGGACGCCTGGGGTGTCGCCCCGCTCAAGGCCTCCAGGCGGGCCTCCATGGCCTCCAGACGGGTCTTGAGGGCCTGGACCTCCTCCCGGAGGGCGGCGGCCTCATCGGCGGATGTAGGAGCGCTCTGGGCGATCGCCGCGCCCGGCAGGGCGAGGATGCAGGCCAAGGTGGCGACGCCGCCGATGTTCGGGTGCATTTTCATACCGATATCGCCGCCGAGGGGCGCGCCGACGCCCCGCGTCGCTTTAGCGAATGCGGACGGCTCGCACCAGTTGCCGCGACAAATTTGTGACAAACGCATGAAGCCCGACCGCTCGGAGGAGCAATCGGGCTTCACGGGCTAGGCCCGTCTAGAAAGCAGTCCCTCCCGCGCACGCAGCCCTGGAGGCTACGAAGACCGGATCGACGCCGAGCTGGGACTTGCCAGCGTCTAGGATGGCCGCGAGGGGTCGGCCACCCACCTCGACCTGGAGCAGGTCGAGGCCGCCCTCGACGTCCCCAAAGGAACGCCAGCGCGCGGGAGGGGTGGCGACACACCCGGGGATGCGCATCGCCACCAACGGCTGCAGGGTCGGCTTACGCCGGCACCAATCGCCGCAACTTTTCGTTCGCGCCCGTCAACTCGACCTTCACGCCCGCGTCGCGGTTGCGCTGAAGCCAGTCGTTCAGCATCTCGGCGCAGGTGTGGTCGATGTGAGCCAGGCGCTCCAGGTTGATGCGCACGGCGCCGCGGGCCGGCGTGGATTCCAGGGCCGCCGACAGCTTGGGCAGTGACACGAAGGTGGCCGTGCCGTTCAGCGCCAGCGAGCTGGTCTCCTCATCCGTGCTTTGCTCGATCTTGAGCTTGGCGCGGCGGATGTGCGGGATCAGCTCGACCAGCGACAGGACCAGGCCCACGATCACGCCGGTCAGCAGATCCGTCGCCACCACCATGATCAGGGTGCCCGCCCAGATGGCGGCGGGCATCGGACCATACTGGTGCAGCAGGTGACGCACGTGCTTCAGGCTGATCAGACGGAAGCCGGTGACCACCAGGATGGCCGCCAGGGCCGCCATGGGGATCTGACGCAGCAGCCACGGAGCCAGGGCGACGAGACCAAGAATCCACACGCCATGCAGGATGGCGGACAGACGGGTCGCCGCGCCGGCCTGAACGTTGGCCGAGCTGCGCACGATCACGCCGGTCATCGGCAGGGCGCCGGCGAAACCGCAGAGCATGTTGCCGATGCCCTGAGCCCGCAGCTCCTTGTCGTACTTGGTGCGAACGCCGTCATGCATCCGGTCCACGGCCGCCGCCGACAGCAGCGTTTCAGCGCTGGCGATGAAGGCGATGGCGATGGCCAGGGTGATGATCGTCGGGTTGAAGAACATCGACAGGGCGTCGCCGCTCGGCGGGACCACCGCGGCGACGATCGACGCGGGCACTTCCACGCGGGTGACGCTGAGCGAAAGACCAGCCGCCAGGAAGGTGCCGGCGAGAACCGCGATCAAGGCGCCCGGAACAAGGCGCAGGGCCTTGGGACGGAACTTCTCCCAGCCCAGCATGGCCAGGATGGAGAAGACGCCGACCAGGGCGGCCTGCTGAACGCCGGCGCCGCCGGCGCCGAGACCCAGCACGCGGCCCGGCGCGGCCACGAGGTTCTCGACGCCGTTCGCCAGAGGCTTGGCGTCGAAGAGCACGTGGAACTGGCCGGCGACGATCAGCACGCCGATGCCGGCGAGCATGCCGTGCACCACCGCGGGCGAGATCGCGCGGAACCAGCCGCCCAGACGCAAAACGCCCGCCAGGATCTGGATGGCGCCGGCCATGATCAGCACCGGCCCCAGGGCCGACAGGCCATGGTCGCGGATCAGTTCGAAAACGATGACCGCCAGGCCGGCGGCCGGGCCGCTGACCTGCAGCGGCGAGCCCGCCAGGGCGCCGACGACGATGCCGCCGATGATGCCCGTGATCAGGCCCTTCTCGGGCGGAGCGCCCGAGGCGATCGCGATGCCCATGCACAGCGGCATGGCCACAAGGAAGACGACGATCGAAGCCGTGAAGTCGCGCACGATCGTGCGCGACCCGGCTCCGGTCGACGAGGTCGCCGCAGCGGTTGTCATTGGGCGGCGACCATCAGTTCGACATCGGCGGCGCGGCGGACTTCGTGGGCCAGGGCGACCGGCATCGGCTCGCCTTCACGGACCATCTGGAAGCGGCCGGTTTCGCCGTTCAGCGCCTGGACCGTGCCAGCGTGAATGTCGAAGAACCAGCCGTGCAGCGCCAGGTGACCCTGGGCGATGGCGGTGGCGACCGATGGGTGAGTACGCAGGTGCGCGATCTGGGCGACCACGTTCTCCATGGCGACCGCACGCTCGAACTCTGGCCCTTCCAGGGTCGGATAGCAGTCGCAGGCGACCTTGTGGGCGGCTTGCGAGTGACGCAGCCAGGCGGCCACGTTCGGCACGTGCTTCAGGACGTCTTCCTTGCCGAGCGCTTTCATGGCGCCGCAGTCGGAGTGGCCGCAGACGATGATGTCGCGGACGCCCAGGACGACCACGGCGTACTCGACGGTGGACGAGACGCCGCCGTTCATGGTGGCGAACGGAGGAACGATGTTGCCGGCGTTGCGGCAGACGAAGAGATCGCCCGGCTGCGCCTGCATGATGTGCTCAGGAACGACGCGCGAGTCCGCGCACGAGATCATCAGCGCCTTGGGGCTCTGCCCATCGGTGGCGAGACGGGCGTAGAGATCGCTCTGAGCGGAGAAAACGCGGTCCTTGAAATCCAGGACCCTGCCAATGAGGTCATTCACGCCGATTGCTCCTTAGGAAATTCCTATTGGAGCAAAGGTAGCGGCCGTATTTTGCTGCAGAGCGGCGCGCTTGTAAGGAATTATTGCTGCAGTGCGACCGGAAGATGAATCTGGGCGCTGAGCCCGCCCTCAGGTCGATTGACCAGCCGCAACCCCCCGTTCTCACGGGTCAGGATCTGATCGACGATGGCTAGGCCCAGCCCGAAGCCCTGGGTGTCGCGCGGACGTGCGGGGTCCAGCCGGCCGAAGGGCTGGCGCACTCTTTCCAGATCCTCGGGCGGAATGCCCGGACCGTGATCCTCGACGGCGATAATGATCAAACCGTCCTCGCGGCCGACCTTCACCTGGATGGGGCCGGCGCCGTAATGGCGGGCGTTGTCGATCAGGTTATTCAGGGCCCGCGTCAGGGCTATGGGCCGGACAATGGCGTCGGCGTGCTTGTCGCCGCTGTAGCTCGCCTTCACCCCGCGATCCTGAAGATCGTCCACGGCGCTGGCGGCCAGGACCGCCACGTCCGTGCGGATGCGCGGCTCCGGATCCTCGGCCCCGCTGAGATAGGCGAGAAGCGACGAGACCATGGAGCTCATCTCCTGGATGTCGCGCTCCACCTCCCGCTGGATCTTCTTGTCGCTGATGGCGTCGACGCGCAGGGCCAGGCGCGCCAGGGGCGTGCGCAGGTCGTGGCTGACCGCCACCAGGGCCTGGGTGCGGTCGGAGATCAGCCGGTCGATGCGCAGTTGCATGTCGTTGAAAGCGCGAACCACCCGACGGACTTCGCCAGGCCCCTCCTCGCGCAGGACCGAGCGGCCGCCTCGACCGATCTGCTCGGCGGCCAGGGCCAGGCTGCGCATGGGGCTCAACGTCTTGTGCAGCATGAAGCCGGCCAGCAGCGCCAGGATCAGCGCCGGTGCCAGGGCGGAGGTCATCCGCGCCAGGGACAAGCGGTTGCTGGTGATCACGCCCGCCGCCTTGAACTCCAGCCAGCTTCCGTCCTCCAGGCGGATGTCGCCCTGCACCCAGCCGTGATTGCCCGGCTTGATGTGGGTGCGCAGCGACGCCTGACCGAGCTCCGGCTCCCACGCGATGATCTGTTCGTCGATGCGCGGCAGGGCGGCGGTGTCGGGACGCGGCGGTTCGATCTTCGACGGCAGCCAGCGGATCTGGAAGCGGCTGCTGGACAGCTCCTTGGACAGAAGCGCCCGGCCCTCCAGCGGCTGGTCGGACATCAGCCGGTGGGCCACCACCAGGTGCTCGCCGACGCGGTGGGCGTGTTCGGCGCGCGTGGTGACGTTGCTGGCCCGCTCATAGACCAGCGTGCTCATGCAGAACTCGACCCCAAGGGCCAGCAGCAGAATGGCGAAGATCCTGGCCGCCAGACCGAACTTGCCGTGGTCGAGCCAGCTCACCCCTGGGTGACTTCGGTGTTGAACATGTAGCCGACGCCCCGGATCGTGATGATCGGCGCGGTGCTGCCCTCGATGGACAGCTTGCGGCGCAGGCGGCTGACCAGGACATCGACGCTGCGGTCGGAGGTGTCGCCCAGCCGCGTGCGCGACAGTTCGATCAGGCGCTCGCGGGCGATGATCCGCTGCGGGTTCTCGAGGAAGCTGGCCAGCAGGTCGAATTCCGCCCCGGTCAGGCTGACATAGGCGCCCGTGGGCGAGAACAGCTCGCGGCGCGAGATGCTGACCGTCCAGCCGTCGAACTGCATACGCTCCTCGCCGCCGGTCTTGCGCGCCACCGGGTAGCCGCGACGAAGCACGGCGCGGATGCGGGCGACCAGTTCGCGGGTGCTGAAGGGTTTGACCAGATAGTCATCCGCCCCGACCTCCAGCCCGACCACGCGGTCGGTCTCGGTGCCCCGCGCGCTGATGAAGATGATCGGAATGTCGTGGTCCTGGCGCAGCTGGCGGCACAGGTCGATGCCGTTGCCGCCCGGCAGCATGATGTCGAGCAGGATCAGGTCGGCGGGACCGTCCTTGAGCGCCGCCCACATTTCGCCGCCCGATCCGACGGGCAGCACCCGGTAGCCGTTCTGCTGGAGAACCCGGCTGGTGATCGTCCGCAGGGCGGGATCGTCCTCAACGAGCAGAATTTTCGGGGCGGGCATGAATCAACGAACGGGGGAACGGGACAACAGCGCGACCTAGGAACCCCTACCGCCAAGGTCAACGACGCCAAACGTCGCTGTTCTCTGGAAAAGGCGGAACGGCTGCCTGGGCAACACTTCCTTACAAAGCCGGCGGAGAG contains the following coding sequences:
- a CDS encoding cytochrome c1: MLRKVSVIAAAFGLMGGLLAASPSLAAGHPLPPKDVQWSFEGPFGKFDQGQLQRGFKVYREVCSACHSMTLVSFRNLGDKDGPFYNEKYPNPNDNPWAKAIAAEYQINDIDSETGDVIQRPGTTADHFPAPFPNEPAARASNGGAMPPDFSVLAKARTGGPDYIYSLLTGYKNPPKELTVAAGQHYNPYMPGDLTGVWGGSHDHVPPGGFIAMAPPLKDGLVTFDDGTPSTLDQQAKDVAAFLMWAAEPKMVERKQTGFAVILYLLLFSGLLYASYRRVWRNQSH
- a CDS encoding cytochrome bc complex cytochrome b subunit; the encoded protein is MSGHSTYEPKTPVTRWLDSRLPIIRLGYDSFIDYPTPRNLNYWWTFGAILSVCLVSQIITGVILVMHYNPSAAGAFASVEHIMRDVNYGWLIRYMHANGASMFFIAVYIHMLRGLYYGSYKAPREVLWILGCIIYLLMMATGFMGYVLPWGQMSFHGAVVITNLLGAFPIVGELITTLLWGGFAVDNPTLNRFFALHYLLPFMIAGVVVLHIWALHVAGQNNPMGVEPKSKADTVPFTPYATVKDAFGVSVFLILFAIFIFYMPNALGHADNYIPANPLVTPAHIVPEWYYLPFYAILRAVPDKLGGVLAMFGAIGVLFALPWLDTSKVRSMRYRPMAKMYFAILLVVCIILGFCGAKLPDDHVIPHLTTFRLIDADLNSFVWLSRFATLYYFGFFLVILPVLGLVEKPLPVPETIASPALSHPASAPDGAVAAPEMKG
- the petA gene encoding ubiquinol-cytochrome c reductase iron-sulfur subunit — encoded protein: MADTAAGATTEPGQADPSRRDFIHIAAIAAGAGGAAALVWPFIDQMNPSADTLALASVEFDLTKVAEGQQVTIKWRGKPLFVRNRTQREIDAAVKDDGASLPDPQTDAQRHKDGKAQWMVLVGSCTHLGCVPTFGGGDYGGWFCPCHGSHYDTSGRIRKGPAPKNLVVPEYEFLSDTKVKIG
- a CDS encoding tRNA (cytidine(34)-2'-O)-methyltransferase produces the protein MRLALFQPDIPQNLGAAIRLGACLGAEIDVIEPCGFPLSNPALKRAALDYGPLSKVKRHSSWSSFLSELDRDQGRLVLFTTQSAVPFQTFDFSAGDTLLFGRESAGAPPEVHEAAQARLYIPLQNGARSLNLVTAAAMALCLATERTGGWAA
- a CDS encoding porin — protein: MKMHPNIGGVATLACILALPGAAIAQSAPTSADEAAALREEVQALKTRLEAMEARLEALSGATPQASVPTAPPAPPPPAAAAPPARAEDDLKITWKGSPRFAQDGMTFKAKGRLQFDAGYVGRTQWPDQSLGYVNEARRLRLGGEGSLSRDFGYKLELEFSDNGVDLVDTFVTWNVAGWLLTLGNQNPFQSLDELTGDTTGSFMERAAFTDAFAFERRLGLSGQRRAGDLLVQAGVFSDDINSLSSDGSESPPGDENDSIGLDGRVVYAPRIGKTQLHLAASAHWRDLRRLDSQTTRYRQRPYLHATDTRLIGTPALRVDEEFTHGIEAALVTGPWHAAAEGHWLNADRFDDPDARFFGGYLEIGRFLTPGDTRAYKNGIFDRSTPVRPWGDGGWGSLQASLRYDYLDLDSGAIRGGRQHAGLAALIWTPIDNLRFNLNYGLIHYEGASPLLDGRRDYDVHVGGARVELDF
- a CDS encoding SulP family inorganic anion transporter: MTTAAATSSTGAGSRTIVRDFTASIVVFLVAMPLCMGIAIASGAPPEKGLITGIIGGIVVGALAGSPLQVSGPAAGLAVIVFELIRDHGLSALGPVLIMAGAIQILAGVLRLGGWFRAISPAVVHGMLAGIGVLIVAGQFHVLFDAKPLANGVENLVAAPGRVLGLGAGGAGVQQAALVGVFSILAMLGWEKFRPKALRLVPGALIAVLAGTFLAAGLSLSVTRVEVPASIVAAVVPPSGDALSMFFNPTIITLAIAIAFIASAETLLSAAAVDRMHDGVRTKYDKELRAQGIGNMLCGFAGALPMTGVIVRSSANVQAGAATRLSAILHGVWILGLVALAPWLLRQIPMAALAAILVVTGFRLISLKHVRHLLHQYGPMPAAIWAGTLIMVVATDLLTGVIVGLVLSLVELIPHIRRAKLKIEQSTDEETSSLALNGTATFVSLPKLSAALESTPARGAVRINLERLAHIDHTCAEMLNDWLQRNRDAGVKVELTGANEKLRRLVPA
- a CDS encoding carbonic anhydrase → MNDLIGRVLDFKDRVFSAQSDLYARLATDGQSPKALMISCADSRVVPEHIMQAQPGDLFVCRNAGNIVPPFATMNGGVSSTVEYAVVVLGVRDIIVCGHSDCGAMKALGKEDVLKHVPNVAAWLRHSQAAHKVACDCYPTLEGPEFERAVAMENVVAQIAHLRTHPSVATAIAQGHLALHGWFFDIHAGTVQALNGETGRFQMVREGEPMPVALAHEVRRAADVELMVAAQ
- a CDS encoding ATP-binding protein; the protein is MSWLDHGKFGLAARIFAILLLALGVEFCMSTLVYERASNVTTRAEHAHRVGEHLVVAHRLMSDQPLEGRALLSKELSSSRFQIRWLPSKIEPPRPDTAALPRIDEQIIAWEPELGQASLRTHIKPGNHGWVQGDIRLEDGSWLEFKAAGVITSNRLSLARMTSALAPALILALLAGFMLHKTLSPMRSLALAAEQIGRGGRSVLREEGPGEVRRVVRAFNDMQLRIDRLISDRTQALVAVSHDLRTPLARLALRVDAISDKKIQREVERDIQEMSSMVSSLLAYLSGAEDPEPRIRTDVAVLAASAVDDLQDRGVKASYSGDKHADAIVRPIALTRALNNLIDNARHYGAGPIQVKVGREDGLIIIAVEDHGPGIPPEDLERVRQPFGRLDPARPRDTQGFGLGLAIVDQILTRENGGLRLVNRPEGGLSAQIHLPVALQQ
- a CDS encoding response regulator transcription factor; its protein translation is MPAPKILLVEDDPALRTITSRVLQQNGYRVLPVGSGGEMWAALKDGPADLILLDIMLPGGNGIDLCRQLRQDHDIPIIFISARGTETDRVVGLEVGADDYLVKPFSTRELVARIRAVLRRGYPVARKTGGEERMQFDGWTVSISRRELFSPTGAYVSLTGAEFDLLASFLENPQRIIARERLIELSRTRLGDTSDRSVDVLVSRLRRKLSIEGSTAPIITIRGVGYMFNTEVTQG